The following DNA comes from Caulobacter mirabilis.
GGCCTGCAACGCCGTCGCCTCGAACTAAGGGTAAGGACTGAGTTCTCAGCGCTCCGGCTTCCTCACCCGCCGGAGCAATTTCCTCGAGCACACTCGCCAAATGCGCAGGGGCGACGGTTTTCAGCCGTCGCCCTTTTCTTTTCGCCGCGTAAGGCCCTATGGAGCCTGCCATGACCCAAGCAGCTTCCCTCGCCGGTCGGTTGGAGCAGGCCCTGGCGGACGCCGCCGGCGGCGACGGCCGGCCTGTCAGTCCGGTGTCCTTCACCCTCGACTACGGCGCAGCCGGCGAGATCGGCGAGGCGACCTTCGCCGCCCGCGTGGACCGCGCCACCAGGAGCCTTGTCTTTGTGCACGGCGAGGCGGTCCTGGCCGACGGTCGACGCCTGGCCAGCGCCTCGGGCGTCTTTCGGGTCAAGGAGACGTAGGGGAAGGGGCTTTCGCGCGGCTTCACGCCGTTGCGATGCAGCACATCGCATGCTATCAGGCGCGCGGCTTAGGGCCGGAGGACTTTTACGGCCCGCTGGCTCATGTGCTTTCCCAAGCACTTTCAAGACTTTAGCGCCGCGCCGGGAAATCATTTCCGGGACGCGGCGCGCGACGCACCGGACGGTTGGATTTAAGTGGCTGACGACATCAAGGTGACGGACGTGGGTCAGCGCTACGCGCGGGCCCTCTTCGAACTGGCGGAAGAGGGCGGATCGCTGACCGCCGTCGAGCGCGATCTCGTGTCCCTGAAGGGCATGTACGCGGAGAGCAAGGACCTGCGCGTCCTGCTCGATTCGCCCGCGTTCTCGTCCGAGGACAAGGGCGCCGGGCTGGCGGCGATCGCCGCCAAGGCCAAGTTCCATGAGACCACGC
Coding sequences within:
- a CDS encoding PaaI family thioesterase, which produces MTQAASLAGRLEQALADAAGGDGRPVSPVSFTLDYGAAGEIGEATFAARVDRATRSLVFVHGEAVLADGRRLASASGVFRVKET